A genomic window from Cucumis melo cultivar AY chromosome 8, USDA_Cmelo_AY_1.0, whole genome shotgun sequence includes:
- the LOC103485185 gene encoding endochitinase-like — MELKRMKNVYAIIIFLSFALLLFGGSAEQCGWQAGGAVCPNGLCCSQYGWCGTVNAYCGAGCQSQCRRRSTPAPIRGGGGGGGYIGRLIREDTFNQMFKYSNDPRCPSNGFYSYRAFLTAAQSFNGFATTGDEATRKRELAAFFGQTSQETTGGWATAPDGPYAWGYCFVRQQYQSTYCSPSWDWPCASGQQYYGRGPIQISYNYNYGQAGRALGLDLINNPDLVATDPVIAFKTAIWFWMTPQGNKPSSHDVITGRWQPSDSDRDSGRYPGYGVITNIINGGVECGSGYNDAVNGRIEFYKRYCDMLGVSYGDNLDCYYQSSFA, encoded by the exons ATGGAGCTTAAAAGAATGAAGAATGTTTATGCAATAATCATTTTCTTATCTTTTGCTTTGTTATTGTTTGGAGGGTCTGCTGAGCAATGTGGGTGGCAGGCCGGGGGCGCTGTTTGCCCCAACGGGCTGTGCTGCAGCCAATATGGGTGGTGCGGCACCGTCAATGCCTACTGTGGGGCGGGCTGCCAAAGCCAATGTCGTCGTCGTTCAACCCCGGCTCCTATCCGTGGTGGCGGTGGTGGTGGAGGCTACATTGGTCGGCTAATCAGGGAGGACACTTTCAACCAAATGTTTAAGTATAGTAATGATCCAAGATGTCCCAGCAATGGATTCTATAGCTACCGTGCTTTTCTTACTGCAGCTCAATCCTTTAATGGCTTTGCTACAACGGGAGATGAGGCCACTCGTAAAAGGGAGTTGGCGGCTTTCTTCGGCCAAACCTCTCAGGAAACTACGG GAGGATGGGCAACCGCACCGGATGGTCCATATGCATGGGGATATTGTTTCGTAAGACAACAATATCAGAGTACTTACTGCTCACCTAGCTGGGATTGGCCTTGCGCTTCTGGCCAACAATATTACGGACGTGGACCTATCCAAATCTCTTA CAATTACAACTACGGACAAGCTGGTCGAGCTTTGGGGTTGGATTTAATAAACAATCCAGATTTGGTAGCCACTGATCCAGTGATAGCATTCAAGACAGCCATTTGGTTTTGGATGACACCACAAGGAAACAAACCATCATCTCATGATGTTATTACTGGTCGGTGGCAGCCATCAGACTCCGATAGAGATTCGGGAAGATACCCCGGTTACGGTGTCATTACCAACATCATTAATGGCGGAGTCGAATGTGGAAGTGGTTATAATGATGCAGTCAATGGTAGAATTGAATTTTACAAAAGGTATTGTGACATGTTAGGTGTTAGCTATGGAGACAACTTGGACTGCTACTATCAAAGTTCTTTTGCTTAA
- the LOC103485184 gene encoding isovalerate--CoA ligase CCL2-like isoform X1, translating into MNRFLHNHLFRSVLSLNRALSTWNFPSNRRGFSDLPESWKSMTGLVRCPANDVPLSPISFLERTAKAYRDTTSIVYGSLSFTWEETYNRCLKLASAMTQLGISSGQVVATLAPNVPAMYELHFAVPMAGAVLCTLNSRHDSSMVSVLLRHSEAKIIFVDHQLFEVACEAIQLLEQGDSEPPKLVLILDSEHGSSPASLSSNVYEYESLIASGSCEFEVRRPKSEWDPISINYTSGTTSMPKGVVYSHRGAYLNSLATVLLGGMGSMPVYLWTCPMFHCNGWCLTWGIAAQGGTNICLRKVSPKAIFETIALHNATHMAAAPTVLNMIVNSPVSDRRLLPNKVDVLTGGSPPPPQVLAEMEEMGFRICHLYGLTETYGPGTYCTWKPMWDDLPSDEKSRIRARQGVHHVGLQEVDVRDPETMASVPTDGKTMGEIMFRGNTVMSGYFKNQKATEEAFKGGWFHSGDAAVKHPDHYIEVKDRLKDVIISGGENISTVEVETVLFSHPSVLEAAVVARPDDHWGETPCAFVVLKEGCNTVTAQQLIDYCRDRLPHYMAPRSIVFQDLPKTSTGKVQKFILRERAKAMGSLS; encoded by the exons ATGAATCGGTTTCTTCACAACCACTTGTTCCGTTCAGTTTTGAGCTTGAACAGAGCGCTTTCGACTTGGAATTTCCCTTCTAACCGTCGTGGTTTCTCTGATTTGCCTGAATCTTGGAAATCGATGACGGGTTTGGTTCGATGCCCTGCGAACGATGTTCCTCTGTCTCCGATAAGCTTTTTGGAACGAACGGCTAAAGCTTACAGAGACACAACTTCGATTGTGTACGGTTCTCTGTCGTTTACGTGGGAAGAAACCTATAATCGGTGTCTCAAATTGGCTTCTGCGATGACCCAGCTTGGGATTTCCTCTGGCCAAGTG GTTGCAACTCTGGCTCCTAATGTCCCTGCCATGTATGAGCTTCACTTTGCTGTTCCCATGGCTGGTGCTGTTCTTTGTACTTTGAATAGTCGCCATGATTCATCTATGGTGTCGGTCTTGCTGAGACATTCAGAAGCCAAGATCATTTTTGTAGATCATCAGTTGTTTGAAGTTGCTTGCGAGGCAATTCAACTTCTTGAACAAGGAGATTCAGAACCACCTAAACTAGTTTTGATTCTTGATTCTGAACATGGTTCATCTCCAGCTTCGTTATCTTCTAATGTTTATGAATATGAGAGTCTGATTGCATCTGGGAGTTGTGAATTTGAGGTCCGAAGACCTAAAAGCGAATGGGATCCAATTAGTATAAACTACACTTCAGGCACTACATCTATGCCTAAAGGGGTTGTTTATAGTCATAGAGGTGCCTATCTCAATTCCTTGGCAACAGTTTTGCTCGGTGGAATGGGATCGATGCCAGTTTACCTTTGGACTTGTCCTATGTTTCATTGCAATGGATGGTGCCTTACTTGGGGAATTGCAGCTCAAGGTGGTACAAATATTTGTCTCAGAAAAGTCTCACCTAAGGCAATATTTGAGACAATAGCTTTGCACAATGCCACACACATGGCTGCTGCACCCACTGTCTTGAACATGATTGTGAATTCTCCCGTGAGTGATCGCAGGCTACTTCCGAACAAGGTGGATGTCTTGACAGGTGGTTCGCCACCTCCGCCACAGGTGCTTGCTGAGATGGAAGAGATGGGATTCCGAATCTGTCACTTGTATGGTCTAACTGAGACATATGGTCCTGGGACATATTGCACATGGAAGCCAATGTGGGACGATCTTCCTTCTGATGAAAAATCAAGGATTCGAGCCCGTCAGGGTGTCCATCATGTTGGTCTGCAGGAGGTGGATGTAAGAGATCCCGAGACGATGGCTAGTGTCCCGACTGATGGGAAAACAATGGGAGAGATAATGTTTAGAGGGAACACTGTGATGAGTGGAtacttcaaaaaccaaaaagCAACAGAGGAAGCTTTCAAGGGAGGGTGGTTTCACAGTGGAGATGCGGCAGTGAAACACCCCGATCACTATATCGAAGTAAAGGATCGCCTGAAGGACGTCATCATCTCAGGTGGGGAGAATATAAGCACTGTTGAGGTCGAAACTGTTTTGTTCAGTCATCCATCAGTTCTAGAGGCTGCCGTTGTAGCCCGCCCTGATGATCATTGGGGAGAGACACCTTGTGCATTTGTCGTATTGAAGGAAGGATGCAACACCGTCACTGCTCAACAACTTATTGATTACTGTCGAGATCGTTTGCCGCATTACATGGCGCCTCGATCCATAGTATTTCAAGATTTGCCAAAGACGTCAACAGGAAAGGTTCAAAAGTTCATATTAAGGGAAAGGGCTAAGGCTATGGGGAGCCTTTCTTGA
- the LOC103485184 gene encoding isovalerate--CoA ligase AAE2-like isoform X2 encodes MYELHFAVPMAGAVLCTLNSRHDSSMVSVLLRHSEAKIIFVDHQLFEVACEAIQLLEQGDSEPPKLVLILDSEHGSSPASLSSNVYEYESLIASGSCEFEVRRPKSEWDPISINYTSGTTSMPKGVVYSHRGAYLNSLATVLLGGMGSMPVYLWTCPMFHCNGWCLTWGIAAQGGTNICLRKVSPKAIFETIALHNATHMAAAPTVLNMIVNSPVSDRRLLPNKVDVLTGGSPPPPQVLAEMEEMGFRICHLYGLTETYGPGTYCTWKPMWDDLPSDEKSRIRARQGVHHVGLQEVDVRDPETMASVPTDGKTMGEIMFRGNTVMSGYFKNQKATEEAFKGGWFHSGDAAVKHPDHYIEVKDRLKDVIISGGENISTVEVETVLFSHPSVLEAAVVARPDDHWGETPCAFVVLKEGCNTVTAQQLIDYCRDRLPHYMAPRSIVFQDLPKTSTGKVQKFILRERAKAMGSLS; translated from the coding sequence ATGTATGAGCTTCACTTTGCTGTTCCCATGGCTGGTGCTGTTCTTTGTACTTTGAATAGTCGCCATGATTCATCTATGGTGTCGGTCTTGCTGAGACATTCAGAAGCCAAGATCATTTTTGTAGATCATCAGTTGTTTGAAGTTGCTTGCGAGGCAATTCAACTTCTTGAACAAGGAGATTCAGAACCACCTAAACTAGTTTTGATTCTTGATTCTGAACATGGTTCATCTCCAGCTTCGTTATCTTCTAATGTTTATGAATATGAGAGTCTGATTGCATCTGGGAGTTGTGAATTTGAGGTCCGAAGACCTAAAAGCGAATGGGATCCAATTAGTATAAACTACACTTCAGGCACTACATCTATGCCTAAAGGGGTTGTTTATAGTCATAGAGGTGCCTATCTCAATTCCTTGGCAACAGTTTTGCTCGGTGGAATGGGATCGATGCCAGTTTACCTTTGGACTTGTCCTATGTTTCATTGCAATGGATGGTGCCTTACTTGGGGAATTGCAGCTCAAGGTGGTACAAATATTTGTCTCAGAAAAGTCTCACCTAAGGCAATATTTGAGACAATAGCTTTGCACAATGCCACACACATGGCTGCTGCACCCACTGTCTTGAACATGATTGTGAATTCTCCCGTGAGTGATCGCAGGCTACTTCCGAACAAGGTGGATGTCTTGACAGGTGGTTCGCCACCTCCGCCACAGGTGCTTGCTGAGATGGAAGAGATGGGATTCCGAATCTGTCACTTGTATGGTCTAACTGAGACATATGGTCCTGGGACATATTGCACATGGAAGCCAATGTGGGACGATCTTCCTTCTGATGAAAAATCAAGGATTCGAGCCCGTCAGGGTGTCCATCATGTTGGTCTGCAGGAGGTGGATGTAAGAGATCCCGAGACGATGGCTAGTGTCCCGACTGATGGGAAAACAATGGGAGAGATAATGTTTAGAGGGAACACTGTGATGAGTGGAtacttcaaaaaccaaaaagCAACAGAGGAAGCTTTCAAGGGAGGGTGGTTTCACAGTGGAGATGCGGCAGTGAAACACCCCGATCACTATATCGAAGTAAAGGATCGCCTGAAGGACGTCATCATCTCAGGTGGGGAGAATATAAGCACTGTTGAGGTCGAAACTGTTTTGTTCAGTCATCCATCAGTTCTAGAGGCTGCCGTTGTAGCCCGCCCTGATGATCATTGGGGAGAGACACCTTGTGCATTTGTCGTATTGAAGGAAGGATGCAACACCGTCACTGCTCAACAACTTATTGATTACTGTCGAGATCGTTTGCCGCATTACATGGCGCCTCGATCCATAGTATTTCAAGATTTGCCAAAGACGTCAACAGGAAAGGTTCAAAAGTTCATATTAAGGGAAAGGGCTAAGGCTATGGGGAGCCTTTCTTGA